The Silene latifolia isolate original U9 population chromosome 4, ASM4854445v1, whole genome shotgun sequence region GTATTTTGGGTTAGTTTGGTATTTCTTTGAAAAACACATATAATAGTGTAGTACCcttaaactcaaaaaaaaaaaaaaccggttAACCGGATTAATCCGGAGCGAATTCGGTTTAGGAAAAAAGACAAATTTTAAAACCGGTTTGCAAAACCGGAGCGATTAAccggttttgctcagccctactcACGACTCACGAGTTATGGCAGAAGTAGTATATAGTTGAtgaattgtatttttatttagtAGTTTGGCTGTAACACTTGTAAAATAACTGTAATTGTTCttctatcgacttttgatgattacttacctcgggtaaccgagatggtgatgcccttatatgctaaggaaggtctggttaaggctcctcggtatatgggggtgtcacagataGACTCGCAGAAGCATACAATGAAGAAAAAATGGTGATAAAATCCTGGAAGTTTTTAGTACCTTTTTTCTTCAGTCAAGCAAATTAACGGTAAGATGACAGAAATTAGTGAGTCATTACTTGTATAATATAGATGTTGAGGTCCTAGATGGAAAAAAAATCTTGAAAGTTAAGGTTATGAAGGCTACCCATTTACCTTTTTAGAGATCAACTTTTAgaaactttgaccattaataaagtatactccgtataatataatatttcataacattaTATTTACATACTTAACTTTGTTATAAAAAAACTCTTTcaaaaaaatttattttcatccCCAGAAAAATATATATAAGTGGATAAAACGATGGTCAAAGTACCGTCTAGAAGACCGTGTATAAAGCAAATGGGTAGAACAATAAGAGatagagggagtattttttaATTAACGATCTGTTTCACCATATTTGGTTTTGCCAAACATTTGTATGTTTATTTTTAATATGATTTAAATATTTGAAAGTAGAAGTTTAAATTGGCATAAATTGTGTAAATTGTATACGTAACAGAATTATGGAAGCATATAAATACCGGGTAGAGTTTTAGCTTTATTAAAGAAAAAGACAAAAGTCAAGGTATTAGACTTTGGCTGTGATTAAAACAGAAGCATTATTAGCAATATACCTCGTATATAGAAGGTTGCGTTATATCATCCTCCTGTATATTATAAGCCTTTTCACTTAAGACCCATAAAAATTTCACCCAAATTTTAACCACTAGATTactaagaaaaaaaaattctaaGGAGTCGTAACCATTTATCAGATCGTAACAAAATAAGTCGAATAAACGAGGTGGAGTACAAAATCAGATTTACCATTCACTGACATTTCATATAAAAAATAACCACAAGTTATAGTGTTAGGTGACACATCGTACCGTAATCGTATTTACAATCTTGCATGATGCTTTTTAGGTTCATAGTTTTTTTTGTATTTTAGAGAATTTtaatttaaaaccgttttagttcATATAAATTAAAACCAATCAATTTAATACTACCTATTCTTATTTTATTGAGCAAAAAAACTATcgcttattttatattttccattATATATTCAATTTGAGCTAGCCCTGAGCTTGAGTACAAGAAATTAGAGACATTGTTTTAttcccgtgcatcgcacgggcatgaaatctagtctttattttcttccctttgtttgtgGGCACGAGTATTAAGacgagtaataaaataagagtaaaagagttagGTGAgatttggtgataggagagatctATGATTGTATGAATAATTAagagttaaataaggaattgttgacccaaaatattaaggaaagtaataaaatatgggtaaaaaagttgggtggggtttggtgatagggaGAGGGATAAATAAAATAACagtaaaaatttccaaaattaaAAAGGGTtaaaaaacctgaataatccgtttaagaaaatagggaagaaaatagtaaataggagggagtaccgTATATTAGCACCGAACTACCCTGGTAaaccatcaaaaaaaaaaaaaaaaaaaaaaactttccatttTCGCAATTAGGGAGTCCCGAAAGCCCAAAGCAATTCGGAAAGAGTACGCAACATATAGGATGTAGCCGCCTCTCTCTTTCCCGTCTCATTCTTCACCGGCTTGTTCGTCTTCATGCAATTTGCACAGGTACCATGTTCTTCATTAAATTAATGCATTATTCTATTCAAATTAGTTACCAAATATCATTACTTTATTCAAGTGTGTTGATCCATGATTCGTCAATTTTACAACTTCAACTAAACAATACTTCGTATTCTGTTGCTATCAACTAAGTCGTCGTTGTTATAATTGTTGTGATTTACTcgttccgtctcaatcatttgtttacttttgaaaAATATCGTTCCCAAAGAATAATAAGGTTAACCAATTGACTAGGACGGAGTGAGGTATCAAACTATCAACTGGGTTGTTTTTATAATCGTTGTGATTTACTCGCTTCGTCTCAATCAGTTGTTTACCTTTTGAAAATATcactaaaataagaaaaagggGGTAAACAATTGACTAGGACGGAGGGAGGTATTAACTGGGTTGTTATAATTGCTGTGATATATTCGCTCCgtcccattcatttgtttacgcaATTGACTAGGACGGAGAGGGGTGGCAGTTGATAATCGCAATCGCAATCGATGTAGGATGATAATGTTGAAATTGTGAAAATTGTTGTACAGAGAAATGGGCAGGGAAGGATATGTAGTACCAGTGGACCCGCAAATGGGGGTAGTGGGTATGAAGAAGAAGACAACCGGGTCGAGAAGTTGGATCCTACTTGATTCTACTGGGTTAGGAACTGTACTTGATCTTGATAAGTATGCTATTATGCAACGGGTTAATATTCATGCTCGTGATCTTCGGATTTTGGATCCTCTTCTTTCTTATCCTTCTACTATTTTGGGTCGTGAGAAAGCCATTGTTCTAAATTTGGAGGTTATTTTCTTTTcgttttgttttaatttgttattttggTTTCGGTTTATATATTGGTTCGTTGTGTTTCTTTCTACTGACTTGTGGGtgattttgattttgttgattCTTTCGGCTGATTAGCATCTCAAGGCGATTATAACTGCTGATGAGGTATTATTTTCCTCTTCAGTTTGATTCTACTCTTGCCAGTTTAGTTAGTTTTAATAGTGACTTGAGTGTTGGATTCTTGGTAAGAACCTCACGGACTGTGAAACGTGTGTAATTATGCCACTGATGTTACTCTCATGTATTTAGGGGAGTAATTGCGCAGACAAACTGAGATTGAACcctcacaaaatctcatttggaCGTTCGTAAAGTTTAGGGTAGTCTCTTTAAGACGGTTTTATGTGATTCATTTAATGCTAGCAGCAACATAAGAAATATTAGATACTGACTTATGGTGCTGAAATTGTGTGCCAGCAATCTGACTAAATTAGTTGTGTCGGAGAATTGTTTTAAAGAAGTATAGTACTCCTTCCGTCCCAATCATATGtttaactttgattaaaatacccctcacgAAGAATAaagaaggtaaacaaatgattgaaacggagggagtatatgctACAGTAGGCTTGCCTGTCTGAACTCTGACGTCAGTTTGGTATGATCTTTGAGTTTTAAGCTCTGTTTACGAGGTAGTCATGTGTAGGTTTGTAAAAGATGTGGGTGTTTCCTTATTATTAGGTTTTACTTCGAGATCCTTTAGAAGAAAATGTAATTCCTGTAGTTGAAGAACTTCAGAGGCGGTTATGTCTTCAAGGAGACGGGAAAGAGTCAGGTGGGCATGATGTTGATGCGGCTGAAGAAGATGGTAAGCAACTCATCCATGTTAATTTTAAAGAACAGCTACATTCAAGGTTACTCCACAATAATGACCTTGGTAATTTGGATAATTAATAATCATTTTGAGAGTGATGCCGGCGGCGATAACGGCTTCATATTCTTCTGTGCTAGTGTTCTCCACTCACCGTGGCTCTACCTTGTGCTTTAATTTCCATTTCTGTACCAGGAAGTTTTTTCTCCCCTGATCAACTCTGTTGAATGTGTAGAATCCCCTTTCGAATTTCGTGCTCTTGAAGTTGCTTTAGAGGCAATCTGTAGCTTTCTTGCGGCGCGTACAACTGAACTAGAAACCGCTGCTTATCCTGCATTGGATGAGCTGACCTCCAAGGTGGGTCTCCTGGCCCAATTGCCTTAAAGAAATGTTATTTAGTTTAACAATTTGATGGAGAATCTCATGTAAAGTGAAGTTGCTCTCAAAAAATCTGTTACAATATTATGCAGTCTGTGTGTATTTCTGACCAATTGTATTGTCTTTTTTTTTGGTAGATTAGCAGCCGTAATTTAGATAGAGTAAGGAAACTTAAGAGTGCAATGACAAGATTGACTGCCCGTGTTCAGAAGGTATTCCTATTCTCACATATGATTTATAGCAATTGTTTATGGGTTGTGAGACTTCACTCTCATCGACATACGTCAGTTTTATCCGTCCATCCCTGTTTTAGGGGTAAATTATTTCAGATTGCACTGCATTATTTTTAGTGTGATTCACAATTTAAACCCTATTCTCTAAACGTGTACACCAAAAGAACCGTGTAGAACTTACATCCACGTTTCACTTATATGAGCATTTTAGATGAAAGACGTGGATTC contains the following coding sequences:
- the LOC141652865 gene encoding magnesium transporter MRS2-I-like encodes the protein MGREGYVVPVDPQMGVVGMKKKTTGSRSWILLDSTGLGTVLDLDKYAIMQRVNIHARDLRILDPLLSYPSTILGREKAIVLNLEHLKAIITADEVLLRDPLEENVIPVVEELQRRLCLQGDGKESGGHDVDAAEEDESPFEFRALEVALEAICSFLAARTTELETAAYPALDELTSKISSRNLDRVRKLKSAMTRLTARVQKVRDELEQLLDDDDDMADLYLSRKLAAPASPVSGSGAVWFASSPTIGSKISRASRASMATVRGDENDVEELEMLLEAYFMQIDGTLNKLTTLREYIDDTEDYINIQLDNHRNQLIQLELFLSSGTVAISIYSLVTAIFGMNIPYHWNDHHGYMFKWVVILSGVISAILFVIIVTYARFKGLVGS